A genomic stretch from Candidatus Krumholzibacteriia bacterium includes:
- a CDS encoding fructosamine kinase family protein produces MIDDTRLRQVLEEGLGRPVGDFDREPLGGGCINDAFVVDVGERFVVKGNDRPLPHQFESEARGLEALRAAGGPLVIPRVLGFRDDAQNGGFLVIEYLEPGRRAPDFDERLGHGLASLHRHADDRGFGFDVDGYCGATPQPNPWTDRWPAFYAEHRIRHHVRLAADRGLDRGTVDLLDSIADRLEEWIDDGPSSLIHGDLWSGNLHCTADGAPALIDPAAYFGHREAELGMMSLFGGFGPAVWEAYQEAWPLEPGWRQRLGLYELYHLINHYVLFGGAYAASTRDCALRYAG; encoded by the coding sequence GTGATCGACGACACGCGGCTGCGGCAGGTGCTCGAGGAAGGGCTCGGTCGTCCGGTCGGCGACTTCGACCGCGAGCCCCTCGGGGGCGGGTGCATCAACGACGCCTTCGTCGTGGACGTGGGCGAGCGCTTCGTGGTGAAGGGCAACGATCGTCCTCTGCCCCACCAGTTCGAGTCCGAGGCGCGGGGGCTCGAAGCCCTGCGCGCCGCCGGTGGCCCGCTCGTGATCCCCCGCGTCCTGGGGTTCCGTGACGATGCCCAGAACGGCGGCTTTCTCGTGATCGAGTACCTCGAGCCCGGACGCCGGGCGCCCGACTTCGACGAGCGCCTCGGGCACGGTCTGGCCTCGCTGCACCGCCACGCCGACGATCGCGGATTCGGCTTCGACGTCGACGGCTACTGTGGTGCCACCCCTCAGCCGAATCCCTGGACCGACCGCTGGCCCGCCTTCTACGCCGAACATCGGATCCGGCACCACGTCCGTCTGGCGGCCGACCGCGGACTCGACCGCGGCACCGTCGATCTGCTCGACTCGATCGCCGATCGCCTCGAGGAATGGATCGACGACGGGCCGTCGTCGTTGATCCACGGCGATCTCTGGTCGGGGAACCTGCACTGCACGGCGGACGGCGCACCCGCCCTGATCGACCCCGCTGCCTACTTCGGACACCGCGAGGCCGAGCTCGGCATGATGTCGCTGTTCGGAGGGTTCGGGCCGGCAGTGTGGGAGGCCTACCAGGAGGCCTGGCCGCTGGAACCGGGATGGCGGCAACGACTCGGTCTGTACGAGCTGTACCACCTGATCAACCACTACGTCTTGTTCGGTGGGGCCTACGCCGCGTCGACGCGCGACTGCGCCCTTCGCTACGCGGGCTGA
- a CDS encoding TonB-dependent receptor has product MSPRLPEWMWVALAIALASPARAGDGLEELSLEELLEVEVVTASKRPTSAFETPAAVTVLTQDDLRRYGAVTLVDALEWVPGVQFSRLNAANTAVGVRGFNGVLSDKLLVLIDGRSVYSLFFSGVYWDEHDLPIDDIDRIEIVRGPGGALWGANAVNGVINVVTREAGETQGWSVSSRVSGDEFGARARFGGRVGDEGHGRVWISGHDRGEFDAAPGQFDGGGWRNLSTGLRYDAPAGGGRVTLNARAYRVETERQDVLFDEERQVDVVRDVDLHLTQAVSALARWVRPVGNRSSVAVQSWLEFHDRDERLFHEERFSYDADLQFTREGDRHDFVTGANLRVSDDRIRGSSTYGFVPTSRTLHWTSLFVQDEFRATDRVRLIAGTKLEHNDDSGWEWQPSVRTAFDTGRAGFFWAAASRAVRTPSRALTSTVARRQVGPGQGELVSTIANFEGDPGLDAESMLAYEMGWRKQLGSAVGIDLAVFQQDYDDLVYNVVEQPEVAGGIDVPPHLELDSEVVNGAEMRARGMETVLEVRPRPWIRLQASYTYLDLDLLAAPMDPEQGDVAVSFFNNNPEDSPRHMGFLRLGVAPTSTWSADLGLRVSSALDDVSEDQAVYRLPIEGVQELQARLAWRPDPAVEVSVLGRNLIDDGRVDLEDRTDIYPSAEIPRQVFLQLSVQR; this is encoded by the coding sequence ATGTCACCACGACTGCCCGAATGGATGTGGGTCGCGCTCGCGATCGCCCTCGCCAGCCCGGCCCGGGCCGGCGACGGGCTCGAGGAGCTGTCACTCGAAGAGCTCCTCGAGGTCGAGGTCGTCACGGCCTCGAAGCGGCCGACGTCGGCGTTCGAGACCCCGGCCGCGGTCACCGTGCTCACGCAGGACGACCTGCGTCGCTACGGCGCGGTCACCCTGGTCGACGCCCTCGAGTGGGTCCCGGGGGTCCAGTTCTCGCGCCTGAACGCCGCCAACACGGCGGTCGGCGTGCGGGGCTTCAACGGCGTGCTCTCCGACAAGCTCCTCGTCCTGATCGACGGCCGCTCCGTCTACAGCCTGTTCTTCTCGGGGGTCTACTGGGACGAGCACGACCTGCCGATCGACGACATCGACCGGATCGAGATCGTCCGGGGCCCCGGCGGTGCACTGTGGGGTGCGAACGCGGTGAACGGCGTGATCAACGTGGTCACGCGCGAAGCGGGCGAGACGCAGGGTTGGTCGGTCTCGAGTCGCGTGAGTGGAGACGAGTTCGGCGCCCGGGCCCGGTTCGGGGGCCGCGTCGGCGACGAGGGACACGGACGGGTCTGGATCAGCGGCCACGACCGCGGTGAGTTCGACGCCGCTCCGGGCCAGTTCGACGGCGGGGGATGGAGGAACCTGTCCACCGGCTTGCGCTACGACGCCCCGGCCGGCGGTGGTCGGGTGACGCTCAACGCCCGGGCCTACCGGGTCGAGACCGAGCGCCAGGACGTGCTGTTCGACGAAGAGCGCCAGGTCGACGTGGTGCGGGACGTGGACCTCCACCTCACCCAGGCGGTGTCGGCCCTCGCGCGCTGGGTGCGTCCGGTGGGGAATCGCTCGAGTGTCGCGGTGCAGAGCTGGCTGGAGTTCCACGACCGTGACGAGCGCCTGTTCCACGAGGAGCGCTTCAGCTACGACGCCGACCTCCAGTTCACGCGCGAGGGCGACCGCCACGACTTCGTCACAGGGGCCAACCTCCGGGTGTCCGACGATCGGATCCGGGGGAGCTCGACCTACGGCTTCGTGCCCACGAGCCGGACGCTCCACTGGACGAGCCTGTTCGTGCAGGACGAGTTCCGCGCGACCGACCGCGTCCGCCTGATCGCGGGGACCAAGTTGGAGCACAACGACGACTCGGGATGGGAGTGGCAGCCGAGCGTTCGTACCGCGTTCGACACCGGCCGGGCCGGATTCTTCTGGGCCGCTGCGTCGCGTGCCGTCCGGACGCCGTCGCGTGCCCTGACGTCCACCGTGGCCCGCCGGCAGGTGGGACCCGGCCAGGGCGAACTCGTGTCGACCATCGCGAACTTCGAGGGCGATCCTGGCCTCGACGCCGAATCGATGCTCGCCTACGAGATGGGCTGGAGGAAACAGCTCGGGTCCGCCGTCGGGATCGACCTGGCCGTCTTCCAGCAGGACTACGACGACCTCGTGTACAACGTGGTGGAGCAACCGGAGGTCGCCGGCGGAATCGACGTGCCGCCTCACCTGGAGCTCGACTCGGAAGTCGTCAACGGAGCCGAGATGCGGGCCCGCGGCATGGAGACCGTGCTCGAGGTACGGCCGCGACCCTGGATCCGTCTCCAGGCCAGCTACACCTATCTCGATCTCGATCTGCTTGCCGCGCCGATGGACCCCGAACAGGGGGACGTCGCGGTCAGCTTCTTCAACAACAATCCCGAGGACTCGCCCCGGCACATGGGCTTCCTCCGCCTGGGTGTGGCTCCGACCTCGACCTGGAGCGCCGACCTCGGCCTGCGCGTGAGTTCCGCCCTCGACGACGTGTCCGAGGATCAGGCCGTCTATCGCCTCCCGATCGAAGGCGTCCAGGAGCTGCAGGCGAGACTGGCGTGGCGACCGGACCCCGCCGTGGAAGTGTCGGTGCTGGGCCGGAATCTCATCGACGACGGGCGGGTGGATCTCGAGGACCGCACCGACATCTATCCGTCGGCCGAGATCCCGCGGCAGGTCTTCCTGCAACTCAGCGTGCAGCGCTGA